The following coding sequences are from one Saprospiraceae bacterium window:
- a CDS encoding HYR domain-containing protein, with protein MNLRRVVILALLLFSQLNLFSQANYLVGNCKGSFMNISGSGSLLAGSQADDAALTFALPFPMIFYGTSYSTCELGTNGWMRFAGSSRSGTDLSNVALTPGMNLIAPQWDDLTLVTGSGELNNGIYTQVMGTAPNRVLVIQWLGSYFGSSGNSDQITFEIKYHETTNEIEILLQDLTDAADTQNNGASATVGVAGPTGTTVTQLYFNQVISPIPQARSFKPYTSVPPSNYTASTCGSGFIDIRNPANLIAGTQGDELTANVTLPFKFNFYGQCITSGVVSTNGFLRFSPSSRSGADLSNAALTAGMNLIAPLWDDLNSATSLSEPSNGIYAQTNGVAPNRQYILQWVTSYFGSSNNSDSLLFEIILFEQTNEIRILHQDVTDGTDTQNGGSSATVGIAGPSGTSFVQTSLNTAFSAPTCFSYIIPCATPTDITCPANVGPVQCGTLNPLTTLSGNLISSDPSFIRPANASCILDSINRPYYDVIPLVVLKPGTFTLSLNSGGMDFFALIYNGQFNACNPCSSLVYWDDDTDSTGATPNLDPTITFTASGLKTYYLVTTSYCSGMTGAYTWTISSSGGGKIIDGSFGIANATATHCYDYCIAYNDAYLITCPGDFKIDRKFLLTDICLGTVVDSCTQSINIDDTTPPVLICPGDMVVSCPGTLPALPATYEEFLAAGGSATDECCLATSTFRLIGVVPNPPTCSQPSIVSYEIKDTCGNADTCMFNIVVNDITPPTARCKDITVNLDPMGIGMFMASQLDNGSSDDCPSGLIFSMDHSGNVTYADTLAKIPVTLTVMDSCGNSATCISLVCVRKSGFLEAICKNITVYLDAMGMVSFTADDIDGGSTPSSDCGGFDLRLLHSGTMTCDSLGVRMVDLEAFDDCSADTCTALVTVLDTIKPMITCPASLTVSCASMVPAQDTNSVVATDNCPGVRRSFVSDQISSQTCQNRYTLTRTYMATDRSGNTATCSQTITVNDITVPVLATCPADVTIQCVIDTGIPPIVTFTDNCQMGTRNAIFGSRRTVGTCRDSLTLFRTWTARDTCGNVASCTQKITIFDNVRPSMNCPAPITVTCASSVPPPNTGSVVAADACGNSGIVVVHLKDSTVNMTCPNKFTVYRFYRATDACGNTNSCSQIITVNDNVNPTALCKNITLNLDPSGNASITASQINNGSTDNCSSQANLRLAASPSVFTCANSGPVNVTLSVTDECGNVGTCVAIVTVSDVTPPVFVPSCPTKTITLNAGPGECEVSWDAPPFMAMDNCPAGQFFGSINRVGNICRTNAAWQISGGAGAWGVMFDLVNTSGGQLNLQEVGWFSFANVNHNIYYRTAPGPYAPVQATASAWTLCASRVATHAGFSGPKDTFNLITGTAYDTLKRCDPIIVDSTKIGCLTMAAGETRGVYIHAPGQASAYLSIFGDCTTGIFGDANVNTPVNGATYTGGLFTAPFVNSSFGFGNTNWIGHIGYALATSNRVRVIQTCGAPYGPGCFFPIGCTTLCYEARDAGGNLATCTFDVCVNAYANPKRSLSCNDDVQVSLDEECYATVGADDVLEGGPYSCYDDYIVEIRNWNTGQLIDRRPTVPGVQVGVQDIGQNYQVKVIDPVTGNSCWGHIRIEDKLAPVLTCPGI; from the coding sequence ATGAACTTACGCAGAGTTGTAATTTTAGCATTACTGCTTTTTTCTCAATTGAATTTGTTTTCTCAAGCCAATTATCTTGTAGGTAACTGCAAAGGATCGTTTATGAATATAAGCGGATCCGGATCACTATTGGCGGGATCCCAAGCAGATGATGCAGCCTTAACATTTGCTTTACCTTTTCCAATGATATTTTATGGTACAAGTTATTCTACTTGTGAGCTAGGTACAAATGGCTGGATGCGATTTGCCGGGTCAAGTAGATCAGGTACTGATTTAAGTAACGTTGCCCTTACCCCCGGTATGAATTTGATCGCTCCCCAATGGGATGATTTGACTTTGGTGACTGGTTCCGGAGAATTAAACAATGGAATTTATACGCAAGTTATGGGAACTGCACCAAATCGAGTTTTAGTGATTCAATGGCTGGGTAGTTATTTTGGATCTAGTGGGAACTCGGATCAAATCACTTTTGAAATTAAATATCACGAGACAACAAATGAAATTGAAATTCTATTGCAAGATTTAACCGATGCAGCTGATACACAGAATAATGGAGCCTCAGCTACAGTAGGTGTCGCTGGGCCAACGGGTACAACTGTTACCCAATTGTATTTTAATCAAGTGATATCACCTATACCACAGGCACGTAGCTTCAAACCTTACACCTCTGTGCCTCCTAGTAATTATACTGCATCCACCTGTGGTTCAGGATTCATAGACATTCGAAATCCGGCAAACTTAATAGCGGGTACTCAAGGTGACGAGTTGACTGCCAATGTCACTTTGCCATTTAAATTTAATTTTTATGGACAATGTATTACATCAGGTGTAGTCAGTACAAATGGCTTTTTGAGATTTAGTCCTAGTTCTAGGTCAGGAGCTGACTTAAGTAATGCAGCTTTAACGGCGGGTATGAATTTGATCGCTCCTTTGTGGGATGATCTCAATTCTGCTACAAGTTTATCAGAACCCTCAAATGGTATTTATGCCCAAACAAACGGAGTTGCACCAAATAGACAATATATACTTCAATGGGTGACATCTTACTTTGGCTCCTCAAATAACAGTGATTCACTTTTATTTGAAATAATATTATTTGAACAAACAAATGAAATACGAATTTTGCATCAGGATGTAACGGATGGCACAGATACTCAGAATGGAGGCAGTAGTGCTACCGTTGGTATTGCTGGTCCATCGGGTACTTCTTTTGTACAAACTTCTTTAAATACAGCGTTTTCAGCACCTACATGTTTTAGCTACATAATACCATGTGCTACTCCAACTGACATTACATGCCCTGCAAATGTTGGACCGGTACAATGTGGTACACTCAATCCATTAACCACTTTGTCTGGTAATTTAATTTCAAGTGACCCAAGCTTTATCAGACCAGCGAATGCATCCTGTATACTGGATTCAATTAATCGCCCTTATTATGATGTTATACCTTTAGTGGTGCTTAAACCGGGTACATTTACTCTTAGTCTGAACTCGGGAGGAATGGACTTTTTTGCATTAATTTATAATGGACAATTTAATGCCTGCAACCCTTGTTCGAGTTTAGTTTATTGGGACGATGATACAGATTCTACAGGTGCAACGCCAAATCTTGATCCGACAATCACATTCACAGCATCAGGTTTAAAAACTTACTATTTGGTTACAACTTCTTATTGCTCTGGGATGACAGGAGCCTATACCTGGACCATTTCTTCTAGTGGTGGAGGTAAAATAATTGATGGTTCGTTTGGTATTGCTAATGCTACAGCTACGCATTGCTACGATTATTGCATTGCATATAATGATGCTTATTTAATAACATGTCCCGGAGATTTTAAAATTGATCGTAAATTTTTACTAACTGATATTTGTCTTGGCACAGTCGTTGACTCTTGTACGCAATCTATCAATATAGATGACACTACACCACCAGTCCTGATCTGTCCTGGTGACATGGTGGTTTCTTGTCCGGGAACTTTGCCCGCATTACCAGCAACATATGAAGAGTTTCTGGCCGCAGGTGGTTCTGCAACTGATGAATGTTGTCTGGCAACTTCAACATTTAGATTAATTGGAGTAGTCCCAAATCCTCCTACATGCTCACAACCATCTATTGTGTCCTATGAGATAAAAGATACTTGTGGAAATGCAGATACTTGCATGTTCAACATTGTAGTGAATGACATTACACCTCCTACTGCAAGATGTAAAGACATTACAGTGAATTTAGATCCTATGGGCATAGGAATGTTTATGGCTAGTCAATTAGACAACGGTTCTTCTGACGACTGCCCTAGTGGATTGATTTTTAGTATGGATCATTCTGGGAATGTCACATATGCTGATACATTGGCCAAAATTCCGGTGACTTTAACTGTAATGGACTCTTGTGGCAATTCTGCTACTTGTATTTCATTGGTTTGTGTGAGAAAATCTGGATTCTTGGAAGCAATTTGTAAAAATATAACAGTGTACCTAGATGCAATGGGTATGGTGAGTTTTACCGCAGATGACATAGACGGTGGTAGCACACCTTCATCAGATTGTGGAGGTTTTGATTTGAGATTATTACATTCAGGTACAATGACATGTGACAGTCTGGGTGTGAGGATGGTTGATTTAGAAGCTTTTGATGATTGTAGTGCTGACACTTGTACAGCATTGGTTACGGTTTTAGACACGATTAAGCCCATGATTACATGTCCGGCTTCTTTAACCGTTTCTTGTGCCTCAATGGTTCCTGCTCAGGATACAAATTCTGTTGTTGCAACCGATAATTGTCCGGGTGTAAGGAGATCATTTGTTAGTGATCAAATATCTTCCCAAACCTGCCAAAACAGATATACTCTGACAAGAACATATATGGCTACAGACAGGTCAGGTAATACAGCTACCTGTTCTCAAACCATTACGGTAAATGATATTACTGTTCCTGTATTGGCGACTTGTCCGGCGGATGTCACCATACAATGTGTAATAGATACGGGTATTCCGCCAATCGTTACATTTACTGACAATTGTCAAATGGGAACAAGAAATGCCATATTTGGATCAAGAAGAACGGTTGGTACTTGTAGAGATAGTTTAACACTATTCAGAACCTGGACCGCGAGAGACACATGTGGAAATGTTGCCTCTTGTACCCAAAAGATTACCATTTTTGACAATGTGAGGCCTTCTATGAATTGTCCGGCACCTATTACAGTAACATGTGCATCGTCCGTTCCACCTCCCAATACTGGCTCTGTCGTGGCTGCCGATGCCTGTGGCAATTCTGGAATTGTTGTCGTGCACCTAAAAGACAGTACTGTAAACATGACATGTCCAAATAAATTTACAGTTTATAGGTTTTATCGAGCGACGGATGCATGTGGTAATACAAATTCTTGCAGCCAAATTATAACCGTTAATGACAATGTAAACCCAACTGCACTCTGTAAAAATATTACTTTGAATTTGGATCCAAGTGGAAATGCAAGCATTACTGCTTCACAAATCAATAACGGTTCCACTGATAATTGTAGTTCTCAGGCTAATCTTCGATTGGCTGCTTCACCATCCGTATTTACTTGCGCGAATTCAGGACCAGTAAATGTTACTTTGTCAGTAACAGATGAGTGTGGTAATGTCGGTACTTGTGTTGCAATAGTCACAGTGTCAGATGTAACCCCACCAGTTTTTGTACCTTCATGTCCAACAAAAACAATAACCTTGAACGCAGGTCCCGGCGAGTGTGAAGTGAGCTGGGATGCACCGCCATTTATGGCAATGGACAACTGTCCTGCGGGACAATTTTTTGGCAGCATCAACCGGGTTGGCAATATATGCCGTACGAATGCAGCCTGGCAGATATCAGGAGGAGCTGGCGCATGGGGAGTGATGTTTGACTTGGTGAATACATCAGGTGGGCAATTGAATCTGCAGGAAGTGGGTTGGTTCTCATTTGCGAATGTGAACCACAATATTTATTATAGGACAGCACCCGGCCCATATGCACCGGTACAAGCAACAGCGAGTGCATGGACATTGTGTGCTAGTAGAGTAGCAACCCATGCCGGATTTAGCGGACCAAAAGATACATTCAATTTAATCACCGGAACCGCCTATGATACCTTGAAAAGATGTGATCCGATCATCGTAGACAGTACCAAAATTGGTTGTTTGACGATGGCAGCAGGGGAGACAAGAGGAGTTTATATCCACGCGCCGGGACAAGCTAGTGCATACTTGTCCATATTCGGAGACTGTACGACGGGTATTTTTGGAGATGCAAACGTAAATACCCCAGTGAACGGAGCTACATATACAGGGGGCTTATTTACAGCACCATTTGTGAACTCATCATTTGGATTTGGAAACACGAACTGGATCGGTCATATAGGGTATGCATTAGCAACGTCAAATCGAGTAAGAGTGATCCAAACCTGTGGAGCACCATATGGTCCTGGATGTTTCTTCCCGATAGGATGTACGACATTATGTTACGAAGCGAGAGATGCAGGAGGCAATCTGGCAACATGTACATTTGATGTATGCGTGAATGCATATGCCAATCCGAAGCGGAGCCTTTCGTGCAATGATGACGTACAGGTGAGCCTGGACGAGGAATGTTATGCAACGGTAGGGGCAGACGACGTATTAGAGGGAGGACCCTACAGTTGTTATGACGATTATATTGTAGAGATCAGGAATTGGAATACGGGACAGTTGATTGATAGACGACCGACAGTACCGGGAGTACAGGTAGGCGTTCAGGATATAGGACAAAATTATCAGGTGAAAGTAATAGATCCAGTAACGGGCAACAGTTGTTGGGGCCATATCAGGATTGAAGACAAACTTGCGCCTGTATTGACCTGTCCTGGGATTTGA
- a CDS encoding T9SS type A sorting domain-containing protein has product MLWTGSTRDVVGTGRPATACRNFGTTYQDVIIDLAKPGCDAGPIGCYKVLRQWTVMDWCTGKVGGHNQVIKVADVEGPKVLYPDSAVVTMDVWSCTGTWEVPPAWLLDNCSNELHYTVEVEDGVVSGNETDGYIVSGLPRGIQNAYIVAEDCCGNITKKTVRLNVLDNVPPIPVCIKNTVVSLVGGGSAGENITKIFATSFDEGSFDNCFPHIYVKAIRMEELLGTINGRLPPTDNKVSCNGLNGDDDPDPVFAPGNQVYFDDFVKFCCADVGQKIMVVMRVFDVDPGAGPIHPNRMGRSGPNLQFVGDLFGHYSDCMVEVEVQDKVLLTLIPPPNIVVSCWFWYDFEKLRDPLDPTFGRVVTDLSARAKVKTNDLVCQRYCVPNTLHNYPGPSAGAVPPNLPAANIACNYYNSLYNPAHPDNKYELVWGFDGYVTGGCNVSVTVTPNDDNVKCGQGVLTRTFTVRTSTGVTLSRQQTIWIVDCDPFYVNPADYCDPNDDIEWPTCISASLPGRVELDGCGADLSPDNPRLGRPKVMNNADDNCALIAIEYDDEVFTIEPDACLKVIRTWTVIDWCQYDPSRNILTGRWEYQQVIKVRDNDDPVVDCSMSDCEPATKDPLTGICWGHINLTATATDHCTPEDWLFWEYKIDLYNDGKGSHSGYDLKVGSLTHKQFDNGETPRFNHNPYADNQGNPFNASGVYPIGVHRISWYVEDGCGNIGVCEKLFEIKDCKAPTPYCLSGIVTTVMPSTGCITIWAKDFDHGSYDNCTPPANLKIYFEGGSDSLLICCSDFEAKRVNDELILPVKICVEDEEGNKDCCETTMIVQDPNNVCPDDGTLTGTITGELKTENNDVTKPVKVELYNSSGIMMVERIGSPFTFSSLKLASNYTVRPTKVEEPANGVSTADIVKIQKHILGQDVITSPYKLIAADVSNNGKITASDISEIRKLILGVTSKFASVESWTFVPKSYVFADPTQPWGAPRTATEVFGNAKEEKVCDFVAIKMGDLNGNARASNVMSGSVRTSGKLRMEIDEQEMVAGEVYKVNFKSNDFRNISGYQFTLKFDSEMLNFEGVESGVLGTTESNFGTNRVNEGILTTSWNSGTGTSYGSEETLFTVVFRSVRSGKLSGMLAITSEVTAAEAYEASEEVKGVGLNARTEQGVVESGVFELYQNNPNPFNKETVVSYRLPEAGAVKLSIYDVTGKVIRVYEIQGQKGLNTQKIERSELNGGGVLYYQLDATNHTATKRMIMVK; this is encoded by the coding sequence TTGTTATGGACCGGAAGTACACGTGATGTGGTAGGAACAGGAAGACCAGCTACGGCATGTCGCAATTTTGGAACGACGTATCAGGATGTAATCATCGACTTGGCAAAACCGGGTTGTGATGCAGGTCCAATAGGCTGTTACAAAGTGTTGAGACAATGGACAGTAATGGATTGGTGTACAGGCAAAGTAGGGGGCCACAATCAGGTGATCAAGGTAGCGGACGTAGAAGGACCGAAAGTATTGTATCCGGATTCAGCAGTAGTGACAATGGATGTATGGAGCTGTACAGGAACCTGGGAAGTACCACCGGCCTGGTTGTTGGATAACTGTAGCAATGAGCTTCATTACACAGTAGAAGTAGAAGATGGAGTTGTGAGTGGCAACGAAACAGATGGATATATCGTATCTGGCCTGCCAAGAGGAATCCAGAATGCGTATATCGTAGCAGAAGACTGTTGTGGAAATATCACGAAGAAGACAGTAAGATTGAATGTACTGGACAATGTGCCTCCGATACCTGTGTGTATCAAGAATACAGTAGTGAGTTTAGTAGGAGGAGGCAGTGCAGGAGAGAATATCACGAAGATATTTGCGACATCGTTTGATGAAGGCTCATTTGACAACTGTTTCCCCCATATATACGTGAAGGCGATCAGAATGGAAGAGTTGTTGGGCACAATCAACGGACGTCTGCCGCCAACAGACAACAAGGTGTCATGCAATGGACTGAACGGAGACGATGATCCGGATCCAGTGTTTGCACCGGGCAACCAGGTATATTTTGATGATTTTGTAAAATTCTGTTGCGCGGATGTAGGACAAAAAATCATGGTAGTGATGCGAGTATTTGACGTAGATCCAGGAGCGGGCCCAATCCATCCGAACAGAATGGGAAGAAGCGGACCGAATCTACAGTTTGTAGGGGACTTGTTTGGTCACTACAGCGATTGCATGGTAGAAGTAGAAGTACAAGACAAGGTATTGCTAACATTGATCCCACCACCGAATATTGTGGTGAGCTGCTGGTTCTGGTATGATTTTGAAAAATTGCGTGATCCATTGGATCCAACATTTGGACGAGTGGTAACGGACTTGAGTGCGAGAGCTAAAGTGAAAACAAATGATCTGGTATGTCAGAGATACTGTGTGCCAAATACATTGCACAACTATCCTGGCCCATCAGCAGGGGCAGTACCACCGAATTTACCTGCAGCAAACATAGCATGTAACTACTACAACAGCTTGTACAATCCGGCCCATCCGGACAACAAGTATGAGTTGGTATGGGGCTTTGATGGCTATGTGACAGGAGGCTGTAATGTATCGGTAACGGTGACACCAAACGATGACAACGTGAAGTGTGGACAAGGAGTCTTGACAAGAACGTTCACAGTAAGAACGTCAACGGGAGTAACCTTGAGCCGTCAGCAGACGATCTGGATAGTGGACTGTGATCCATTCTATGTGAATCCTGCAGACTACTGCGATCCAAACGACGACATCGAATGGCCAACCTGTATCAGCGCGAGCTTACCGGGAAGGGTAGAACTGGACGGATGTGGAGCTGACTTAAGCCCTGACAATCCAAGATTGGGCAGACCGAAAGTGATGAACAATGCAGACGACAACTGTGCATTGATCGCAATCGAATATGATGATGAAGTATTTACAATTGAGCCGGATGCGTGCTTGAAAGTGATCAGAACGTGGACAGTAATTGACTGGTGCCAGTACGATCCAAGCAGAAACATCCTTACAGGCCGATGGGAGTATCAGCAGGTGATCAAGGTAAGGGACAATGACGATCCTGTAGTGGACTGTTCAATGAGTGATTGTGAACCTGCAACTAAAGATCCGTTAACGGGTATATGTTGGGGCCATATCAACTTGACAGCTACCGCAACCGATCATTGTACACCTGAGGATTGGTTATTCTGGGAATATAAGATAGATTTATACAATGATGGAAAAGGAAGTCACAGTGGCTATGATTTGAAAGTGGGCTCATTGACGCACAAGCAGTTTGATAATGGAGAGACACCGCGGTTCAACCATAATCCATATGCAGACAATCAAGGGAATCCATTCAATGCCAGTGGCGTATATCCAATCGGAGTACACAGAATATCCTGGTATGTAGAAGATGGCTGCGGCAATATAGGAGTCTGTGAAAAACTGTTTGAGATCAAAGACTGCAAAGCACCGACACCATATTGTTTGTCAGGGATAGTGACCACGGTGATGCCAAGTACTGGCTGTATCACGATATGGGCGAAAGACTTCGACCATGGCAGCTACGACAACTGTACACCGCCAGCCAATCTGAAGATATATTTTGAAGGAGGCTCAGACAGTTTATTGATCTGCTGTTCAGATTTTGAAGCAAAACGAGTAAATGATGAATTGATCTTACCGGTGAAGATTTGTGTAGAAGATGAAGAGGGCAACAAGGATTGCTGCGAGACGACAATGATCGTACAAGATCCAAACAATGTTTGTCCTGATGATGGAACTCTTACTGGTACGATAACTGGAGAATTGAAAACAGAAAACAACGATGTTACTAAACCAGTGAAAGTTGAATTGTATAATAGTTCAGGAATAATGATGGTAGAACGCATCGGTAGCCCTTTTACATTCTCTAGTTTGAAATTAGCATCCAATTATACAGTGAGGCCTACTAAAGTTGAGGAACCTGCAAATGGGGTATCTACAGCAGATATCGTGAAGATACAGAAGCATATCTTGGGTCAAGATGTGATCACAAGCCCATACAAGTTGATCGCAGCAGATGTATCGAACAATGGCAAGATCACAGCAAGTGACATCAGCGAGATCAGGAAGTTGATCTTAGGAGTTACGAGCAAGTTTGCATCAGTGGAATCATGGACATTTGTACCGAAGAGCTATGTATTTGCAGATCCAACACAGCCATGGGGTGCGCCACGCACAGCTACAGAAGTATTCGGAAATGCCAAAGAGGAAAAAGTTTGCGACTTTGTAGCGATAAAGATGGGAGACTTGAACGGGAATGCCAGAGCGAGCAACGTGATGAGCGGAAGCGTGAGGACATCGGGCAAGTTGAGAATGGAAATCGATGAGCAGGAAATGGTAGCAGGAGAAGTATACAAAGTAAACTTCAAGTCAAACGATTTCCGCAACATCAGTGGATACCAGTTTACATTGAAGTTTGACAGTGAGATGTTGAACTTTGAAGGAGTAGAAAGCGGAGTATTGGGTACAACAGAATCCAACTTTGGAACGAACCGCGTGAACGAAGGAATCTTGACAACGAGCTGGAACAGCGGTACAGGAACAAGCTATGGCAGTGAAGAAACATTATTCACAGTAGTATTCCGCAGCGTACGCAGCGGTAAGTTAAGCGGCATGTTGGCGATCACAAGTGAAGTGACAGCAGCAGAAGCATACGAAGCAAGTGAAGAAGTGAAAGGCGTGGGCTTGAATGCAAGAACAGAACAAGGAGTAGTAGAGAGTGGAGTATTCGAGTTGTATCAGAACAATCCGAATCCATTCAACAAGGAGACAGTGGTGAGCTACCGATTACCGGAAGCAGGAGCTGTTAAGTTGAGCATCTACGACGTGACAGGTAAAGTGATCCGAGTGTATGAGATCCAAGGTCAAAAAGGCTTGAATACACAGAAGATCGAGAGATCAGAGTTGAATGGCGGCGGCGTACTGTACTATCAGTTAGACGCAACGAACCATACAGCTACGAAACGCATGATAATGGTGAAGTAA
- the msrA gene encoding peptide-methionine (S)-S-oxide reductase MsrA: protein MIKLLFISMLAIVSSCGNQQKSQIIHKNDSLISKSSDIMIDPLQKFDTATFGAGCFWCVEAVFQNLKGVDTVVSGYMGGKLSNPSYRDVCSGTTGHAEVCQIYFDPQIISFQQLLEVFWLTHDPTTLNRQGADKGTQYRSVVFWQNSTQESMAKKLKNEFAQKYWDDPIVTEIVQASEFYPAEDYHQNYFNLNGEAPYCQIVISPKVLKAKEKFSTLWK from the coding sequence ATGATTAAATTGTTATTTATTTCAATGCTTGCTATAGTATCAAGCTGTGGCAATCAGCAGAAATCCCAAATAATCCATAAGAATGATTCATTAATCTCAAAATCTTCTGATATAATGATTGATCCTCTTCAAAAATTTGATACTGCTACGTTTGGTGCCGGGTGTTTTTGGTGTGTGGAAGCTGTATTTCAAAATTTAAAGGGAGTTGACACTGTCGTTTCAGGATATATGGGGGGAAAGCTGTCAAATCCAAGTTATAGGGATGTTTGTTCTGGCACAACGGGACATGCTGAGGTTTGTCAAATTTATTTTGACCCGCAAATTATAAGCTTCCAACAATTATTAGAAGTGTTTTGGCTAACACATGATCCTACTACATTAAATCGGCAGGGAGCCGATAAAGGAACTCAGTATCGGTCTGTTGTTTTTTGGCAGAATAGTACTCAGGAAAGCATGGCAAAGAAATTGAAAAATGAATTTGCGCAGAAATATTGGGACGACCCTATTGTAACAGAAATAGTTCAGGCAAGTGAGTTCTATCCTGCTGAAGATTATCATCAAAATTATTTCAATTTGAATGGAGAAGCACCTTACTGTCAGATCGTAATATCACCTAAAGTCTTGAAGGCAAAAGAAAAGTTCTCCACTTTGTGGAAATAG
- a CDS encoding methionine-R-sulfoxide reductase yields MGWNELTEEEKYIIEGKGTEVPFSGVYNLHFENGVYLCRRCNAKLFDSEEKFNSYCGWPSFDEAIKDAVLQLPDKDRVRTEILCASCNAHLGHVFFGERLTPKNQRFCVNSTSLSFQQK; encoded by the coding sequence ATGGGTTGGAATGAACTTACCGAAGAAGAAAAATATATTATTGAAGGGAAAGGAACTGAAGTACCATTTTCCGGTGTTTATAATTTGCATTTTGAGAATGGAGTATACCTCTGCAGAAGATGTAATGCTAAGCTATTCGACTCTGAGGAAAAATTTAATTCATATTGTGGTTGGCCTTCATTTGATGAAGCAATTAAAGATGCTGTTCTGCAATTACCGGATAAGGACAGAGTTAGGACAGAAATCTTGTGTGCATCATGCAATGCGCATTTGGGACATGTGTTTTTTGGAGAGAGGTTAACTCCGAAAAACCAGAGATTTTGTGTCAACTCAACTTCTCTTTCTTTTCAACAGAAATAA
- a CDS encoding 1-acyl-sn-glycerol-3-phosphate acyltransferase, with translation MIIKLAGYFLASIRLFAIVLLMILLVPTGIFLIYLRLIPRRSGFVIRNIFCKLALIIFGIKLVQTGKLENIKGALYVGNHRSLIDPIIIFSQLKEAYVISKAEVESYPLIGIGAKMSGVIFVARENAESRKNTKIEIDKAMTQQKSIVIFPEGTISTNRKTLAFKKGSFEIAALHNRPVIAFAHEMANPVSDFWYLSNILKQFYRTFSKWRTVVFLHFFNPIYNNDPLWLTSECEYRINQKLTEFQTNWNESEKQYVISVEKKEKLS, from the coding sequence ATGATAATCAAACTTGCAGGGTATTTCCTTGCTTCCATTAGGCTGTTTGCCATTGTGTTGCTCATGATACTATTGGTGCCTACCGGTATTTTCCTGATTTATTTAAGGCTAATTCCGCGTAGATCGGGCTTTGTAATAAGAAATATTTTTTGCAAATTAGCCTTGATTATTTTTGGAATCAAATTAGTTCAAACAGGGAAATTAGAAAATATCAAAGGCGCACTTTATGTTGGCAACCACAGATCCTTGATTGATCCCATCATTATTTTTTCTCAACTAAAAGAAGCTTATGTCATCAGTAAAGCGGAGGTTGAATCTTATCCATTGATAGGCATTGGTGCAAAAATGAGTGGAGTTATTTTTGTTGCGCGGGAAAATGCAGAAAGCCGAAAAAATACTAAAATAGAGATTGACAAAGCAATGACGCAACAAAAATCAATCGTAATTTTTCCTGAAGGTACAATCAGTACTAACAGAAAAACTTTAGCTTTTAAGAAAGGTTCCTTTGAAATAGCAGCCTTACACAATCGACCTGTCATTGCTTTTGCACATGAGATGGCAAATCCGGTTAGCGACTTTTGGTATCTGTCAAATATCCTCAAACAATTCTATAGGACTTTTTCTAAATGGCGCACAGTAGTTTTTTTACATTTTTTTAACCCCATCTATAATAATGATCCACTTTGGTTAACATCAGAGTGTGAATACAGAATAAATCAAAAATTAACTGAATTTCAAACCAATTGGAATGAGTCGGAGAAGCAATATGTTATTTCTGTTGAAAAGAAAGAGAAGTTGAGTTGA